The Camelina sativa cultivar DH55 chromosome 18, Cs, whole genome shotgun sequence DNA window AGGATTGCCATTGGACGACTGTGTGAGAAATGCGATGGGAAATACGTGATATGTGATTCGTATGTGCATGTGTCCGTGTACTCTGGTTCATATATATGACGAATGCAACTATGGGTCATTCCATGGCCGTTGTGTTATTTGTGGATGGGTTGGGATCTCAGACGTTTATTATTGCAAAGAGTGTTCACTTTGGATAGGAAGGGGATTTCGAGTTGGACTCTCGTCATCTCACTCTTCCTTCGCTTCAAGCTTAGGAGttctttgttttggaaattgatATTGAGATATACCCCCACAAGAATATTTCACTTGAGGTgaactttgctttctttttaaaCTCTCAATAATGTAAATGATCTCTTCGATCTGATCATTACTCCTTCATGTCAATTTTTATGTAATGAAACAGTTAGGTGTCATTGAAAAGactaaagtaaatttttttttttttttgggtgaaatattccaaaatcatccaaaatttaataataaatctcaCAGNAAAATCACCCaagtttaataataaatctcaCATAATCAcatttcatattcttttttcttaaatataaaaactctaaaaattaatcaaatcttctaaaactcactcaaatctttcaaaattctatattattaaaatcctacTAAATCCTTTAAAATGCCAAGTTTAATACCGCTCTAAGAGAAAAAATACCAAGATGCTTGGAGTGGATAGCTCCCAAAATTGGACCGGTCATATCTGAACCAGAATTATACATAAATCACAAACCTCACCATCTTCCTTTTTTACAGAATTTTAGTAATATTTAATACCtagtaaatattttagtaacaagctaagtaaaatattaaagatgtacacaacaaattaaatgtatttacggacaatcaaatatatatatatatatatatatcaaccgCATGTGGTTACTTATGTAGACAATTTCTCCTCCAATTGACTCGTTTGAACTAATCCTTTTGTTGGAGTAGGAGTTGTTTTATATAGATGTATATACTTGGAGTTGTTTtatatagatgtatatatatgtcaaatagTATGTATGAGAGAGaactaataaataaatcttCTATGGATTAAATTGATATTTGAGTTGGGGATTTTAGAAGGATATCACAGTTTTATGAAACTTTGGAACCATGAGACGAgacttttgtttctctgtttgcgtttcttaaaatcaataaataaataagtttttgtttcatcatttgtgtatatatgttaACTACAGTATATGCTTCAATTAAATGTTGAGGTTTATGAATTTCATAACATAAAACTATTAATGAATAGTCGTTTTATCAATTAACACCCTTACCGATTACCTTATAAAACTACTTAATGAATAAACGTTTTATCAATTCAACACCTTTACCGATTACCTTATAAAACATATCTTATTTCTTGTCACCAATCTTACatccaaaaccaaaagcaaaaaatgGCAAAGTCTCTTCTCATGGTAATGATGGTGTCCATAGTAATGTTTTACATGGTTCGTCCGACTTTCTCCCAGATAATCAATCCATATTCAGACGAGGTACTAGAAGATGTGGCCGATTCTCCAACTTCAGATTTCGAAATGTACGTCGAATCTCCTGATGAAGCTCCACTTGAAGAGGCTGATTCACCCGCAATGGAGTATGACACAGAGCTTGCTAGCCATTACTCACACAAACAGCTCGATTTTCTTGATTCTTGCATTGAAAAGCAAGGCAAGAAATGCGGAGGTCAGGTTTACAAGAACATGTTCGCTGAGACTCCTCAAATCACTGATGAATGTTGTCATCATATGTTGAAGGTTAGCAAAGATTGTCATCTCGTATGGGTTAAGTTCATATTCACATCGTATGAGCATAAAAGTTTTGCTTCTAAGGGTATTCCAAAAAGCAAACAGTCATGGAACGATTGTgtccgtagagttgggagcaacaTTGGCGCTCCGGTCTCTTTGGAGTATTAAATTGATATTCCctgatgttgatgatatgtcTATGCGTTTTTGGTAATTTGATTGTTACcaatttgtttttactaatcAAAAAGCGAGagcaataaaaatatatttcacgtTTTTATACATCATTCATTCGAACTAGTCCAACATAACTAAAAACGCATATGCTAAATGGACCCGAGGCTACAACTGTGTAAATCTATATAAGTTGTGGACTTGTGGTGTAGCCTCGAATCCATCGGCCACCATACTCTTATCCTTGAACCCACCAAGCCTCCACCATATATTCTCAAGCATCATTGACCTTATCCTAGACTCCTGTTTAATTAGGTATTAAACTGACTTAATCTTATTGATTTAGATGACAACCTTGTTTATACTGTTTATCTAGGGTTTACACTAACCGTCGTAAGAACACTCTAGAAACCCAGCATACTAAACCCATCATAGGAGTTGGAATCGAAGTGATGATGCTAAATTTAGGATGACCGACATGATTTGGTACGTCTTGAGAAATATGGACATCGTAAGAGGATTCGACACTGTTGTTGAATGTGATGTTCCCTTCGATGGagccaaattttttaaaaaatgtatatcgAGCCAATTCAGTCTGACGTAAGAGTGAACCAATCGCGCAAGTAAAccttcttagaaaaaaaaaaattatatctacTAGTACGTAAGAATGGAGCAAGAGTTTACTTGTGCAGAAAATAAAGACATTATTActgttctctgtttctctcgTTGTGACTACAGTCTACAGTCCGAGATCTGTTTGTCGAAGGTCCAACTGTCTAAAACTAACCTCATGGGTCTTCTTAACCTTCTTATTAGCTCaaacttttgtattattttccACTTTCTCAATTGAcaagagtattttttttgtattttttaatacaaaatttaggGCTGAGATTTGCAATTCTTCCCACGAAATAGAATTCTCCTTTACACTAACCAGACCACTCCTAAGGTTAAAACGAAAGCTTACAACGATGTAACAACGGAGAAACCGCAGTAATAAACACCATTGTAGAAGCGGATGCCTTAAACAAAGCCATTGCATTAATGTTATCATCAGCAGCTACAATacaaacttaagaaaaaaaccctaatgcCCTAATTCCTAATAccaaaccaacaaaatttaCATAAGAAAACATTGGTAAAAATCTAAAGCCGAACTAcgaacaaacaaccaaactaCTTATTAAAACTTTCTTTCGATTAGGGATGTCGGTACTTTTTAGCAGTAGAACATAACTCTCTTCACATTCTCCTTCAAAGCCGGTAAAGGCTTCACACCGCAATCTCCAACAGTTGTTGTTTTCGTGCTCTTTTTCCCTGGTGATCCGTTATCTTGCATTATCTCCGGTTCCATGTAGAAACGTGCTCGAAATGCAGCGAGATGGGCATAATACGCCGGAGGAACTATACAAACAGCAAAAAAAGTTAACATATGAATGAGTTTGGCGATTTTAGTTTGAGTTGCAGGTttaaggatgaagaagaaaaaaagaaatgttattttttaccTATAGAGACAGATCGAGTGCATCGCGCATAGGTATAACAGAGATTATTAGTCAGAGACTGAATACCATCCGCTGTGAACTTGTTCTCGTCCCAAAGAACATGGTAATGTGCAGGCCTGCTTGTTCCCTAAATCAGATAATAAACACACAAGAAGTTTAATATTTCCCTGTATATCTAGAGAAAAAGGTGTGTGTTTTTGGATATTTCGGTAGTTGTTTCGTTTCGTACCTGAATACCAGCATGGCTACAAAGGTAGAAGTCGAATTCAGTTGGATGACATATCTTGGTGTCAACTACAGTACCTGGAATAAAAGAGAGCAAAGAAGCAGTTAGTGACTTAGTTATTTTAAGTTATGATCTTCTTTCAACCGATTCAAGAACTAACTAACCTGGTAAGATATTTCCACTCCGGTCAGTACTACTTTTGTCTCGGTGATTATTAGCAAACAAACGAGTGTGGTGACGCTTCTGTACAACGATGAATGTCACCGGTGGCTGATAATTCGGTTCAAGCGACGCACAAGCCTAAACAAAGACAAATTTAGTTCCATTATGTAAATGATTTGCTGACAATTTGGCAAAACCAATTCAAGCTATGTACAAAAGTTATCACCTTTCGAATTGCATCCAActcatagagtaaaacttgatagaattgCCCTTCGCTTACTCCATCACTGTGTGAGTAAAAAACCCATTAGAACAAAGATGAATTCTTTTACTGTAATGAGCAAAGAGAAACCTACCGGTAAAAGATAATTCGAAGCGGTTTCTGCCCTGTTGCTTTCCTAAATGAAATCAGAAGGTCCCTGTAgaaagcaacaaacaaaaaaaccttgaGATACACTGCTAAAATCAAATTACCGAAACTGAAATAATGTGATTTTTCTTACCTGATCATACCGCCACTAACAGTGCCACGTACAGGATCTTGCCATGTTTTATACAAATCTTGTATAAGTTCTTGCCTGTGAGCTTGAGCACAAACTAAACCCGCATATTTTGTGACTTCAGGCCAGTCTTGAGAAGCAACAACCTAAAGACAAAAACATAACCGAGTCTAATGAATTTAGATGTTTTTCACTACTTTATAAAAGTGTATATAATGCAGTTGTTGTATAATCCTTACAGCAGCAATTGAAGGACTCGACTCTTCCCCGTTCTCTGGATGAGTTACGTCTGCGCCAAATATGATTGTTGGTATATCGCTAACCAGCGGAATTCTACAGCTTATGGCGTCTAATAGAACTGTGTTCCTTCCTCCCATCTGAAACCAAACATAGAGAGATCTGAGAGATTCATAATGCaagaacaatataaatttttcaaTTCAGCTGTAAAAAAGTATTCACCTTGACGTTGATTTTAAGAGATACATTTGCCAGATACTGTTTGCTAATCTTGAACACATGTTTTGTGAGACAACACTGAGATATTAAACCAAGCTCGGTTTCACAGATTCTCTTAAGATCCCCTGAGATTACAAGAAGCATTTTGTTTTCATCGTAAAATACTCAAGAAGACAATAAAAAGTTAGAGATTTACGGATGTCGaacgaataataataataccgtAAAGTGAACCGTTGTTGTCAGGTAAAATTGCCAACAGAAGTTCTAACTCTTTCCCTTTGGTTCTGTTCATTGCAGTGTGATAAACATGCTTTAAAGCTTTCTCAACTTGATCAGGCCGAGCACTATATATTGGGATCACAGGTTCTGGATTAAACTCCTACAGTAATAAAACGACGAAGAGCTTTATGATGAGAATGACTTCCAGTTAAAAGAGTTCAGataaaaaagaaggagaaaatttAATTACCATGCCCGAGACCTCGCACATCTGACCAAGTTCATTACAAAATCCACGAGCAACATTTTCTTGCACACTGCGTGAGAAGTTAACACATGCCCATCTGCTCACCGTCATCCCATTGATCATTTTCTTGTTCATCATATTCCATTGACCGACTTGCGGGagacaatctttttctttcccATTCTCATGATACTTAAGCTGTAGCAAACGAAGAGAGACAAATTAGCATAACAGTATTATCTTATAGTTTGAGAAAATTCAgagatttgtttagtgttttacCCATGGAGCTGGTAGAATCCGAGCTTCAACAGAAGCTAACTTTTCGCTTATGTTCATGCCAAACTCCTTTGCATATGGATCTTGATCATATGCGTTGTGTTGGACCGtctttaaaaaacatttttgacaCTAAGTTAAACCCTCACTTCTAACTGACAAAGAACCATAAAAAGCTACATGACTATAAACTTACCCGCAAAATATCGTTTTCTCTGTCCCGTGGCCTTTGGCATGTAACTTTCAAGAGAGCAGTAATCTGCTTCTCATTCAACCTTTTTGTGTACCGTTGTCCCTCAACAATTTTGCATGCCTACATTCAAAACCGAATCAgcaaaaaaaagccaaaaattgAAATGTGAAGTcttgaaacaaagaaagaactACGGTTTACAGTTTTACCTCCATTGGCAAATAGCTAGCCTTCTTTTGGTTTCCAACTTGGAGACACGGCAAATGTGTGTGCTGGATCGTGAATCCATACATCTCTTGAAAATACTCGATAACCGACTTCATCGTACAGTTCTCATCAACAGGAAACCTAAGAATATATAAACCAGAAAACTTGATTAATCTCAATGAAACTAGCCTTAGTAATCAGAGAGTaattaagaacaacaaaaaacgCTCACATTAGCTCTCTTGTTGGTTGAGTTGTTAAACCCGCAACACGGTACTTCCTTCTTACGTTCGCTCTATGAGTAACCTCTACCTTTACTCCCCTGAGACCCTTCTTAATCTGTTAAAGttcccaaaaataaaacattttaagaGAACAATCAAGGAGAAGAGATAATATGATGAAGAGAATAGTACCTTAACCCGATCAGAATCAGACAAGGGCTTAGACAAGACATCCTTTCCAAGAAGCTGTGCTACAAACTCAATCACCGGAAGAGGCTCAATAAATGCAGCTGAAGCCATATCTACAAAGGAAGGAGAAACACATTAAGATTGGGCTGACTTCTTATAAATAAGACCAAAACTGTAACAATCTCGTAAGTCAAATTTTTTACCGATATTTAGTGATAAACCCATTTGAGTAGGTCTAATACTCTGGTAAAACCCACACCATGACTCTAACCCTTCACCAAGTCGCTGAGGTGTTCTAATATCAGGCGAAAAGAAAGATCTTCCAACGGGACAAAACCTCTTAACCGACAATTCCCTGAGCACAATGTCAAGAATCTGCAACGCCTCTTGAGGACAATCTGCACGTTTACCAGCTAGAAACTCTCCTAAGTGATGCATATTGGCTCGTGCAACAAACTTGATAGCCACCTTATATGATCTCTCCCTTCTACAAAGCAAAAATGTTAGgtcaaattcaaatattataacaacacaaataaaaactaaacaaccCCAAAGTAATAACACTTACTTAGGACCATTGATgataccatcatcttcatcaacaatCTTAACAGTGAACTCCTTCCAAGTAAAAGGAAGCTCTCCGGCAGTGTAAAGACTTTTCCGGCCATCGTAAGCAGGAAGCCTTGTCCCGAGATCAGACTCTTTGTATAGTCTCACTAACTCAGCAATGATAGCTCTGTTTACACTCTTTGATGACACTTCAGGACTTATTGTAACCTGCAAAAATCATAACCTAATGGTCAATCAATGAACCCAAATaagcaataagaacaaaaattaaactcttctctctctctctctctctctctctctctctctctctctctctctctctctctttcattaaATCGtccaaagtttgaaactttatttCTCATTAGAgcaaatactaaaaaaaaggtaaaaacttaCATCATACTGATTCAAATCCTTGGTGGGCAAATCAGCGATGAAATGGTTAGCTTTAACAATGCATCTAGTCCCAAGAGTTCCAAATCCAGGCCTCGGAGCAAAGTTTGAGTTTTTACGAACACCCATCTGCATCTGATGATTCACGGCGACTATATCTCCGGCGGAGGCGGCAACGACGACGGCTGAAGAAGTGGTTTGACtcgacggtggtggtggtttaCGAGGACGAGAGCTAGGTCTCATACAAACATCACCCTGATCAGATTTTCTACCACCACGGTTTCTCCTCCGGCTACGATTCTTCGACGGCGGTGAAGGTGAAGAAGCTTGAGTCTGACCATTCGCCGGAGTTGtcaccggaggaggaggagagatttTACCGTTTTGAACGGTTTTGGGATTGTGCTGTTTTAAAGGTTGGGTTTTGATGACTAAGTGAGTCTCAGAGCTATCTTTCATTGGCCTAATCGGCATTGTGTTTTGTGGATTTCTCAAACTTCTCTTCTCACTCAGACTACAAAAAGAATGAAAACCAAAGAAACTTTAAAACTGATCCCTTCTTTGGCCTTATTCTACCTGCAAAATCATGAGGATGAAAGCAACCAAACTAAAATAAGtacacaaaaatatttaaaaaaaaattaaaaatttgtcaGATTGCATTAAATGGAGACAAtccagaaaaaagaaaaaaaaactatgatgatagtgttttgggtttttaagaaaaataaaaatcaaaactttgaaacAGTGttcaagtaaacaaaaaaaaaatgttcttgtttctattacaaacacaaaacagagaggtGAAAAAAGAACAGAGATTTAACAAATACAtgcatagatagatagatagatagatacagTTTTGGTTCTCtcgataaattaaaagagagagagacaagaagCCATGAAATTAGAAGAGAACATTGTAAAGACCAAGAAATAAAAAGGGAACCAATCagacagacaaaaaaaaaacagtaagcTTTGAGAGGGTGAAAAATTGGGAATACCCACAAGACAAAACCGGAGAAAGCTTTTGTCTCTATTTGAAACCGGGAAATGAGATCCcggagcaacaaaaaaaaaattggaataacCCAAACAgataattacaaacaaaaaaatcgaaaaatctaaccttgtctttttttttttctatgaatttgaagaaaaagagagagagagagagagagagagagcaagtgAACAAAGAGAAGGAATAAACATCGAAAAGAGCAGTGGAAATATCAAATATCTATCCCCCAAAGAGaatgatataaaatttatttttattactattttacaAGTGAATTTATTGCTACGGTGAGATAATGACCCGTCCGCTCTATTAGACTATTACAATtattaaacacacacacacaaagaagaagaagagaaaaaacacTCACCgaccaatgaagaagaagatagatagcTTTCCTCTCaatgtggagaagaagaagaagaagataagagaaagagagagtatgAATGgcgctgatgatgatgaggttggaggaagaagaagaaggaaggttaatagatagaaaaaagaagagatgattgtgatgtagaaaaaaatttatgtctTTTAAGGACGCATGCAAAAGAAGGTTTTGCTTTTGGGGCTTTGGTCTCTTCTATGACTGGACATTCGGGTAACACGTTCGGATTCGGGTATTATCCATTCAGGTTCGGATAAACgggtttaaaaaaatagaatccattgggtatttttagatatatgggttcggttcggtttggatactatcgggttcgggttggtttgagttacaaattttaaaacccgATTAGTATCCGAATTACCGggtatccaaaaaaatataattaaatttaaataaatttagttaaattttgacttatataacaaaatattttagatattttgattatttttgatatttaggtataaaactaaatgaattattcaaaattataatcataattatgaggtaattgtattatattaataataaatattataaatatgtttatatgttcagATTTAATGGGTATCCAAACGGATATCGGGTATTACCTGACCCTAACCCGAACttacgggtattagaaaatagaatccaatagaattttataggcaaacccgtacccagtttttcgggtcgggttccgaATTGGGTATTCGAAAATGGTTTTTATGTCCATGcctaatctcttcttctctctctttataaaaTCACGTGTAAAGggagctttctctctctccacccGCAGCCTCAGCATTCatcagtcttcttctttcttttactcttcactttctttttttcttttgtgtttccactttactaaactttttttattctataCTATATAAGAAATagtatagttttgtttttttacactTTCCTAATAATGAATGTTTCATTAAGtacaaatttcttctttttgataacCACACACAAtaatgtgtttttgattttgtggcGCAGCAGCAACTATTTAATTATGGTTTGTTAttgatcaattaattaattagtttcttattCTATTCTCCTACTTCATTAtattactaattttaaattttattataaaattttattattttattattcataaataacaattttagattttagttttccAAACGACACATATTGTAACGTTCACAAACAGAAAACAAAGTATGgtattgtaagtttgtaacgcATCTATAAAATCAACAGCGGacgattttatatatattctctttatTGTAATGTATGATTTAATTAGTATTTATAAAATCAACGGCAGACGATTTTACACATATTCATTTTATtgtaacatatgattttatctGTATCTATAAAATTAAGGAGTGACGATTTTACATGTATTCTCTTTATATTGAAAATCTAATTTTTGACATACGGGAACATAAATGCAAATGATGTAAACACTGAGTGGAGAATGTTTATTGTATTGAGAAAGTCTTGAACTATGGATGGTCGAAGAGCACTTTTTATTTGGTAAAAGGGGTATGGCATATTAGAATGGATTAATTGAAACTCGAAATATGTCATTTGAAAGGGCATGTAACCGTTTTAATATACTTAATCCAATTGAATATCGATAATAACGAAAATCGACTTTGGATTGCTCTTTGGCGATCGAACAAAGAGTCGATTTTTGACATTATCGAATGATTAATGAGGCTTTTAAATctggttaaaattgtttgacaGATGTGGTTAATGTAGGAGGGTTGATGTTTGTTAAACGATGTGGTAAAAATCGTAAATCGTTTGACAGATGTGTGATTGTCAAAACGTATAGTATTATTACCTGCAACTGCAAATGAACATCGTTAAAAAGTACTACTACTTTCCCAGTTGCTCCTTAATTACAGATCTCCAAAAATTGGGTttaattaaaatagagaaaacgaCTTGACCACGACTTGGCATGATTACATCCTTTACTATTTTTGTGACCAATttgcaaatatttatttgaattagatttttttggatATGTATGTATAAACAGATCTCATATATGTGTCAGCTGATTGCAGCTGCTGATCAAGCTTGATGGCCACTTTCTTTGTGGTCCGTTATAGTACCACCACCACTAACGCcattgtatacatatatacatatattatatgcatATAACATACATACTATAAAACTATGGCGAGAAATAGTAAATGTTAACATGTAAAAAAGGTTAtagtaaaaaattgaaaataataataaaagcaaAATGATAACACACACGGAAGAAGGAATAATTCGAACTTGCagtcttctcttttctttctgcAGACCCCATTTCGTGACTCACTCTACTACACAGTACACTACACCcctcatttattttgttttcttccactatatatattttgtttttgtttttattgatatatgaaAATTACGTATGAAACGTCCGTccataaaaaaaccaaacctatataaaacaaaattcgtACTATCAgctattttttaacaaacatcATTGTTATTGTTGATAATTCAGTAAGCTATAGCGAGTGTTAACTAGTTTGTACTATAGCGAGTGTTAACTAGTTTGTATTATAGGGTCTAAAACCTCCGatgaaccaaaaataaataataacgtTAATAATACAAAGACAATGATATCTATATAAGCTAGAAGGTTCTCTAGTACGACGAAATTAATAGTAATTAAGTACGCAAACCACTGGCCTATGATTTATACATTTGAACTTATGATTTAAGCTAATCTATCTactatagagttttttttttaatagtaaaactTGCTCAACTGAGTTGAGTGTGATATGTAACGGTTGGTAGAGTTTCTTTTTTGGCAGCAAATTGGAGAACGTGTAACGTTCTTTTAGAACTATTatatggaaataaaaacaaacaagattgtGATTTTCTTGCTAGTTGCTACTAATAAGAGaaggagctttttttttttttttttttaattacttgatGAATATCcccttttgatttcttttttaggttttagtttgTATTATTGCTtagatatgttatatatatatagcaattcTTTTAATTCAGAAAACAACAGGTTTCCGTTTAAGATATTTCTTACCTCAACGCTAATTGAAAGATTGTGGTCATGGCCTTTTTAGTTTATAGAATTAGTATTTTACTACCAAAACATCATAGTTTACTACCAAAAACATCATAATTTAGTTAAAATaacaatttcctaaaatatcttaCACCatgtaattaaaagaaaattgtttttcctcgtattttttaaattttggagaaaaacccgaaaaatacgccatctaatttttttttgccatttaaTTCCTATAGTTattaaattctcaaaaaaatatatggtttaatttctgttgtctttaaaaaccttcattttattaataatggtATATTCAATTTTACGACATAACGACTGTTAACTCTAATGGCGGAAATGTTAACTAGGATTAAACTGTAACTACACGTGGTTAATTAGAGGGAACTAAAGACACTGTTGCCCTCTTCTTtttcccccaaatcgatttcgagTTGTTAGAACGGTAGagaattatttttgtagttCAAGAACCGATCGATGActaaaaaaaccatatatacaTTATACTCTAACAGAATTACACCGTATAAAATTtgtaagtaaaacaaaaaatacatgtgtaatccattaaaaattaaacatggTTCTAAATCtaatttagatttaattttcttatgatTTGTATGTTTATCTAAATCTTTAAGAAATActtatcaattaattaataaccTAGCATTTGTTAAAGACATATACTTAGATAATTATTTATAACgtaagaaaaatatttctttaacaAATGTTATGAGTTAATTAATAACCTAAgtattttttgcaaacaattaaTAAGTCTATATATCCTGAAAAGTAGAGTATGAAAACATAATTCACATAAGCGTAGAGGTGAAAGTTcagtaattaattattttaaataattatgtttagtAAATTAGTAATGGTGGTGTATATAATCAAGTAGAAGAAACTCCACGTGAAGTAGAAATACACCTCAGGGCCCCTACTTTATTGGGGCCACAAGGAAAATATCCGCCGTGAGATCGATCATAATCATgactaaccttttttttttcctttgtgacactaataaaactaataatttttgtcAATAAGTTTCAAAGTATTCAGAAAATGTTACGATGAATGATGATGGCATTGTTGGACTAATGGGGAAAAGCTGAGA harbors:
- the LOC104760576 gene encoding uncharacterized protein LOC104760576 yields the protein MAKSLLMVMMVSIVMFYMVRPTFSQIINPYSDEVLEDVADSPTSDFEMYVESPDEAPLEEADSPAMEYDTELASHYSHKQLDFLDSCIEKQGKKCGGQVYKNMFAETPQITDECCHHMLKVSKDCHLVWVKFIFTSYEHKSFASKGIPKSKQSWNDCVRRVGSNIGAPVSLEY
- the LOC104760577 gene encoding protein argonaute 10, with the protein product MPIRPMKDSSETHLVIKTQPLKQHNPKTVQNGKISPPPPVTTPANGQTQASSPSPPSKNRSRRRNRGGRKSDQGDVCMRPSSRPRKPPPPSSQTTSSAVVVAASAGDIVAVNHQMQMGVRKNSNFAPRPGFGTLGTRCIVKANHFIADLPTKDLNQYDVTISPEVSSKSVNRAIIAELVRLYKESDLGTRLPAYDGRKSLYTAGELPFTWKEFTVKIVDEDDGIINGPKRERSYKVAIKFVARANMHHLGEFLAGKRADCPQEALQILDIVLRELSVKRFCPVGRSFFSPDIRTPQRLGEGLESWCGFYQSIRPTQMGLSLNIDMASAAFIEPLPVIEFVAQLLGKDVLSKPLSDSDRVKIKKGLRGVKVEVTHRANVRRKYRVAGLTTQPTRELMFPVDENCTMKSVIEYFQEMYGFTIQHTHLPCLQVGNQKKASYLPMEACKIVEGQRYTKRLNEKQITALLKVTCQRPRDRENDILRTVQHNAYDQDPYAKEFGMNISEKLASVEARILPAPWLKYHENGKEKDCLPQVGQWNMMNKKMINGMTVSRWACVNFSRSVQENVARGFCNELGQMCEVSGMEFNPEPVIPIYSARPDQVEKALKHVYHTAMNRTKGKELELLLAILPDNNGSLYGDLKRICETELGLISQCCLTKHVFKISKQYLANVSLKINVKMGGRNTVLLDAISCRIPLVSDIPTIIFGADVTHPENGEESSPSIAAVVASQDWPEVTKYAGLVCAQAHRQELIQDLYKTWQDPVRGTVSGGMIRDLLISFRKATGQKPLRIIFYRDGVSEGQFYQVLLYELDAIRKACASLEPNYQPPVTFIVVQKRHHTRLFANNHRDKSSTDRSGNILPGTVVDTKICHPTEFDFYLCSHAGIQGTSRPAHYHVLWDENKFTADGIQSLTNNLCYTYARCTRSVSIVPPAYYAHLAAFRARFYMEPEIMQDNGSPGKKSTKTTTVGDCGVKPLPALKENVKRVMFYC